Proteins encoded together in one Thermoanaerobaculia bacterium window:
- a CDS encoding NAD(P)-dependent alcohol dehydrogenase — protein MSKTLVNAYAATRAKGPLEPFTYDLSEIGPEQVDIRVEFCGLCHSDLSMLDNDWGMTAYPFVPGHEVVGTIERTGEHVKGLSVGDRVGLGWFSGSCMHCAQCLSGSHHLCAGNEQTIVGRYGGFADIVRGHWAWATPIPKELDQAKVGPLFCGGITVFNPILKAGVLPTDRVGVIGIGGLGHMALQFLNKWGCEVTAFTSSPGKEEEARSMGAHRVVNSRDADALRAYVGYFDFILNTTNVSLDWPVYLELLGPKGVFHTVGAVLEPMGVPAFSLITGEKSVAGSPLGSPALTRTMLEFCARHTIAPVTEEFAMKDINEAFDHLRSGKARYRIVLKS, from the coding sequence ATGAGCAAAACCCTTGTTAACGCATACGCGGCAACCCGGGCGAAAGGCCCGTTAGAACCCTTTACCTACGATCTTTCAGAAATCGGTCCCGAACAGGTCGATATACGTGTTGAATTCTGCGGACTCTGCCATTCCGATCTGAGCATGCTGGACAACGACTGGGGCATGACGGCGTATCCCTTTGTCCCCGGCCACGAAGTTGTCGGTACGATCGAGCGGACCGGGGAACATGTAAAAGGTCTCTCGGTGGGAGACCGTGTTGGCCTGGGCTGGTTTTCAGGCAGTTGCATGCACTGTGCACAGTGTCTCTCCGGAAGCCATCACCTGTGCGCCGGAAACGAGCAGACCATCGTGGGACGCTACGGCGGTTTTGCAGATATAGTCCGCGGGCACTGGGCCTGGGCGACTCCCATTCCGAAGGAACTCGATCAAGCGAAGGTCGGCCCCCTTTTCTGTGGGGGAATCACCGTCTTCAACCCCATTCTCAAGGCTGGAGTCCTGCCTACCGACCGGGTCGGGGTGATCGGGATTGGCGGCCTGGGACACATGGCTCTTCAGTTCCTGAATAAATGGGGGTGCGAAGTCACCGCGTTCACCTCTTCGCCGGGGAAGGAAGAGGAAGCCCGCTCCATGGGGGCTCACCGGGTGGTCAATTCCCGGGATGCGGACGCGTTACGGGCGTATGTCGGCTACTTTGATTTTATCCTCAACACAACGAACGTATCTCTGGACTGGCCGGTCTACCTTGAATTACTGGGCCCCAAAGGGGTTTTTCATACGGTAGGAGCCGTGCTTGAACCTATGGGAGTCCCTGCATTTTCGCTTATTACAGGGGAAAAATCGGTGGCCGGCAGCCCCCTGGGAAGCCCGGCACTGACAAGAACGATGCTGGAATTCTGTGCACGGCACACGATCGCCCCGGTGACGGAAGAGTTCGCCATGAAGGATATCAACGAAGCCTTTGACCACCTCCGCTCAGGAAAGGCCCGGTACCGGATCGTCCTGAAATCATGA
- a CDS encoding proprotein convertase P-domain-containing protein, whose protein sequence is MTRMRFVFLLCILAFSASLIAGNGPTYVSDPVVPTISRAVRELPQVDDEKDAFGPEMARRQDYGFSGPDQQGPPKDNPLADLQNLTPRPEPNGFDTLLQNFAGYTSSSSPPDTTGDVGPNHFVQGSNSSGASVMRIFNKSGVAQATIYLEDLASGGSCATGYCDPIVNYDEAADRWVVSEFASSGSYFCVYVSTSPDPTSTWYAYQFSAGYSSVPDYPKYGVWPLDTNGDGQYMEGSYLIGVNAGSTGNRDVWALDRANMLQGNPASTQKFSAPELSGFGFQLFLPAGHEGDAMPPSGNTPALFLRPVDTEVNSEFDGDCSPEPCDIMEIWSLLVDWNNSSNSDFNQLALVKIAEYDHTLCGTGSDWSCMAQPGTAQELDPIREPIHFPLQYRNWGSYQTLVGCFAEDVDGSDRAAAHWFEIRKTGAGAWTLYQEGVLGTTSGSNNVNRSVCSAAMDSSGNIAVGYTRTGSLAPYYPSIYYSGRLATDALGTMPYYDLTIQDATTSKTNNERWGDYAGMGIDPDDDCTFWFVTEYGGSGNTRIAAMKFDQCGCLTTPPTPTASAAAVGNNRIDVSWNDSSMASITRYWVYRSMSSGGPYTQIAEVADTSPGTGNGPGYSYTDLDVSGGTRYYYVVKSNDGGACTSAESSEVNALAQGVCTLDPDFSGVTSVTNAASATCTLNIAWDWGTSRCSGTLTYKVYRDTTPGFTPGPANLIAEGLTGTSHQDLDQLTSGTEYYYVVHAVDSVNSAEDTNTTEDSGIPSGPGSGSNTYTSTDVPKSITDNNTVTSTVTVSDTNVISDVNVTIISLTHTYDGDLDIFLIAPNSTRVELTTDNGGTGENFTNTVFDDSAATSITAGAAPFTGSFRPEGSLATLNGIASNGIWTLEITDDAGGDTGTLTSWSLTLTTQTSCSTGSNCLNNPSSVNVTPNGPLTLCGGTSQQLTATPSGGSELSYQWYDGINPIPLATSATFDASDTGTHSYNCQVKGSGCISAMSDATPTSITWQSTPSFAGLVSVTNPQASTCALDLDWNDASIPCPSGVTYSVYRDTNPGFTPGPANLLVSGLTATAYQDTDNLTSGTIYYYKTHAVSVDTSVEETNTVERSGAPTGPGGGPFTALALEDFEGSWGPQGDNPPAGWTIEDHGSLADGWNNNDWYNYAKGGSYGQVARVYYYPLENQNEWLISPAFDIPGTVTSVNLEYDHYFYVYSAPGEDGYVDFISDQTTSWTQLAHYSSTTGTSSSYAHAVIDLSAYAGETNCQIRFRYVSYDGWYWEVDNVQVTGVVNNACTTGSSVPVEVKNVQWTDASTLTWDQDPACDMGYRVFRGIPADLDKLLVDGTSDSCEKASTSAYDQNSVVINGDDPSGVTGGFYWYLICGESSSGSGPFGNATTGTRYLNSSGDCP, encoded by the coding sequence ATGACCCGTATGCGATTTGTATTCCTGCTCTGTATCCTGGCGTTTTCGGCAAGTCTCATTGCCGGAAATGGTCCGACCTATGTGAGTGATCCGGTTGTTCCAACGATCAGCAGGGCTGTCCGGGAGCTGCCTCAGGTGGATGATGAAAAAGATGCCTTTGGCCCGGAAATGGCGAGGCGCCAGGATTACGGCTTTTCCGGCCCTGATCAGCAGGGACCTCCCAAGGATAATCCCCTGGCGGATCTGCAAAATCTGACACCCAGACCGGAACCCAACGGGTTCGATACGCTGCTACAAAATTTTGCGGGTTATACGTCCTCCTCATCCCCCCCCGATACCACGGGCGACGTCGGACCGAACCACTTCGTCCAGGGCTCCAACAGCAGCGGTGCCTCCGTCATGCGTATCTTCAATAAAAGCGGCGTCGCACAGGCAACAATCTACCTGGAGGACCTTGCCAGCGGTGGAAGCTGCGCCACGGGGTATTGTGACCCTATCGTGAATTACGATGAAGCCGCGGACCGCTGGGTCGTAAGCGAATTTGCCTCTTCCGGTTCCTATTTCTGTGTCTACGTTTCCACATCACCCGATCCCACAAGTACATGGTACGCCTATCAATTCAGCGCGGGATACAGCAGTGTCCCGGATTATCCAAAATATGGCGTCTGGCCCCTGGACACGAATGGCGACGGGCAATACATGGAAGGTTCTTACCTCATCGGCGTAAATGCCGGGTCTACAGGAAACCGGGATGTCTGGGCCCTGGACCGTGCGAACATGCTTCAGGGAAACCCCGCCTCCACACAGAAATTTTCTGCCCCTGAGCTTTCAGGGTTTGGTTTTCAGTTATTTCTGCCTGCAGGTCATGAAGGCGACGCAATGCCTCCATCCGGAAACACGCCTGCTCTTTTCCTGCGGCCGGTGGATACCGAGGTTAATAGCGAATTTGATGGAGACTGTTCACCAGAACCCTGTGACATCATGGAGATCTGGTCGCTGCTCGTGGATTGGAATAATTCCAGCAACAGCGATTTCAATCAGCTGGCACTTGTTAAAATCGCGGAATACGACCATACGCTCTGTGGAACGGGATCGGATTGGAGCTGTATGGCCCAGCCTGGAACAGCCCAGGAACTCGATCCGATCCGCGAACCGATCCACTTTCCCCTCCAGTACCGGAACTGGGGAAGTTACCAGACACTCGTAGGCTGCTTTGCGGAAGATGTGGATGGCAGTGATCGCGCTGCCGCTCACTGGTTTGAAATTAGAAAGACCGGAGCGGGTGCCTGGACTCTATATCAGGAAGGGGTCCTGGGCACGACATCAGGCTCCAATAATGTTAACCGTTCCGTATGTTCGGCAGCCATGGATTCTTCCGGCAACATCGCGGTGGGATACACGAGGACCGGATCACTGGCTCCCTACTACCCTTCAATCTATTATTCCGGACGACTCGCAACCGACGCGCTGGGAACGATGCCCTATTACGATCTGACCATCCAGGATGCCACCACATCCAAGACCAACAACGAACGGTGGGGTGATTATGCCGGAATGGGAATCGATCCGGACGATGACTGCACATTCTGGTTCGTGACGGAGTACGGCGGTTCAGGAAATACCCGTATTGCCGCCATGAAGTTTGACCAGTGCGGATGTCTGACAACTCCACCCACTCCTACTGCTTCCGCGGCGGCAGTCGGCAATAACCGGATCGATGTTTCCTGGAACGATTCCTCCATGGCCTCCATTACCCGGTACTGGGTCTACCGGTCGATGTCCTCCGGAGGTCCCTATACGCAGATCGCCGAAGTAGCCGATACCAGCCCCGGAACCGGAAACGGACCCGGGTATTCCTATACGGATCTTGACGTGAGCGGCGGCACCCGCTATTACTACGTCGTTAAATCCAATGATGGTGGTGCCTGTACATCAGCGGAATCCAGTGAAGTCAATGCTCTGGCTCAGGGTGTCTGCACCCTCGATCCCGACTTTTCCGGTGTCACATCGGTCACGAATGCCGCAAGTGCAACCTGCACCCTGAATATCGCATGGGACTGGGGTACGTCACGATGTTCGGGAACGTTAACCTACAAGGTGTACAGAGATACGACACCCGGGTTTACGCCCGGCCCCGCAAATCTTATCGCCGAGGGTCTCACAGGTACCTCGCACCAGGATCTGGATCAACTGACGAGCGGTACCGAGTATTATTACGTTGTCCACGCAGTCGATTCCGTGAACAGCGCCGAAGACACAAACACAACAGAAGACAGTGGGATTCCCTCCGGGCCGGGATCGGGATCGAACACCTACACCAGCACCGATGTTCCCAAGTCAATAACCGATAACAATACCGTAACATCCACTGTCACCGTGTCCGACACAAACGTGATTTCCGATGTGAACGTCACGATCATCAGCCTGACTCACACTTACGACGGGGACCTCGATATCTTCCTCATCGCACCAAATTCCACCCGTGTTGAACTCACAACGGATAACGGAGGAACAGGAGAAAACTTTACCAATACGGTTTTCGACGACAGCGCCGCGACCTCCATCACGGCGGGAGCGGCACCGTTCACCGGAAGCTTCCGCCCGGAAGGTTCTCTGGCAACTCTGAACGGTATCGCCAGCAACGGGATCTGGACACTGGAAATCACAGATGATGCCGGAGGTGACACGGGGACCCTTACGTCGTGGTCCCTGACTCTGACCACACAGACATCATGCTCCACGGGATCCAATTGCCTGAACAATCCATCGTCGGTAAATGTCACACCCAACGGTCCCCTGACCCTCTGTGGCGGAACATCCCAGCAGTTGACCGCGACACCCTCTGGAGGATCTGAGCTCAGCTACCAGTGGTATGACGGCATCAACCCGATCCCGCTGGCGACATCCGCGACCTTTGACGCCAGTGATACAGGCACGCACAGCTATAATTGCCAGGTAAAGGGTTCCGGGTGTATCTCGGCCATGTCTGATGCCACACCGACCTCCATCACCTGGCAATCCACTCCTTCCTTTGCTGGCCTGGTCAGTGTAACCAACCCTCAGGCAAGCACCTGTGCCCTTGACCTCGACTGGAATGACGCATCGATTCCGTGTCCCTCCGGTGTGACCTATTCGGTCTATCGGGATACCAACCCTGGATTCACGCCCGGACCCGCCAACCTTCTCGTTTCCGGCCTCACGGCAACCGCCTACCAGGACACAGACAACCTCACCAGCGGCACGATCTATTACTACAAGACCCATGCGGTTTCCGTGGATACAAGCGTTGAAGAAACAAATACCGTGGAACGGTCCGGTGCCCCGACAGGTCCTGGCGGCGGCCCCTTTACCGCGCTGGCTCTCGAGGATTTCGAGGGTTCCTGGGGACCGCAGGGAGATAACCCTCCCGCTGGATGGACGATCGAGGATCATGGGAGCCTTGCCGATGGGTGGAACAACAACGACTGGTACAACTACGCTAAAGGCGGAAGTTACGGCCAGGTAGCCCGAGTGTACTACTACCCGCTTGAAAACCAGAACGAATGGCTGATCTCTCCCGCTTTCGATATTCCTGGAACGGTCACCAGCGTGAATCTCGAATACGATCACTATTTCTACGTCTACTCGGCACCAGGAGAAGACGGATACGTTGACTTCATTTCTGACCAGACGACCTCGTGGACTCAGCTTGCCCACTATTCTTCCACGACGGGGACCTCCTCCAGCTATGCCCATGCGGTGATCGATCTCAGCGCGTATGCGGGGGAGACGAACTGCCAGATCCGGTTCCGATATGTTTCCTATGACGGCTGGTACTGGGAAGTCGATAACGTTCAGGTCACGGGAGTTGTGAATAATGCCTGTACCACGGGAAGTTCGGTTCCCGTGGAAGTTAAAAATGTCCAGTGGACCGATGCATCTACACTGACATGGGACCAGGATCCAGCCTGCGACATGGGGTACCGCGTCTTTCGGGGCATTCCCGCCGACCTGGACAAACTGCTCGTTGACGGAACTTCTGATTCCTGCGAAAAGGCATCCACTTCAGCGTACGATCAGAACTCCGTTGTGATTAACGGAGATGATCCTTCCGGAGTGACGGGCGGATTCTACTGGTACCTAATCTGTGGAGAGTCCAGCAGTGGTTCCGGACCGTTTGGAAACGCTACGACGGGGACCCGGTATCTCAACTCCTCAGGTGACTGTCCATAA
- a CDS encoding Lrp/AsnC ligand binding domain-containing protein: MAKAFVRVCVEVGKERGVRDGLRLFDEVEMAEMTSGEQDVIAIVHGSSFEDILTFVQSRLRQFTGIKVTWTNFILET; this comes from the coding sequence ATGGCAAAAGCTTTTGTTCGAGTTTGTGTTGAAGTCGGTAAGGAGAGGGGGGTTCGTGACGGACTCCGTCTTTTTGATGAAGTCGAGATGGCGGAAATGACCTCAGGTGAGCAGGACGTCATTGCCATTGTCCACGGAAGCAGTTTTGAAGACATTCTGACATTTGTACAGTCCAGACTTCGTCAGTTCACCGGGATCAAGGTCACCTGGACCAACTTTATTCTGGAGACATAG